Proteins from a single region of Cygnus atratus isolate AKBS03 ecotype Queensland, Australia unplaced genomic scaffold, CAtr_DNAZoo_HiC_assembly HiC_scaffold_47, whole genome shotgun sequence:
- the CDK5 gene encoding cyclin-dependent kinase 5, which translates to MQKYEKLEKIGEGTYGTVFKAKNRETHEIVALKRVRLDDDDEGVPSSALREICLLKELKHKNIVRLHDVLHSDKKLTLVFEFCDQDLKKYFDSCNGDLDPEIVKSFMYQLLKGLAFCHSRNVLHRDLKPQNLLINRNGELKLADFGLARAFGIPVRCYSAEVVTLWYRPPDVLFGAKLYSTSIDMWSAGCIFAELANAGRPLFPGNDVDDQLKRIFRLLGTPTEEQWPAMAKLPDYKPYPMYPATTSLVNVVPKLNATGRDLLQNLLKCNPVQRISAEEALQHPYFTDFCPP; encoded by the exons ATGCAGAAATACGAGAAACTGGAGAAGATCGGGGAAG GCACCTACGGGACCGTGTTCAAGGCCAAGAACCGGGAGACGCACGAGATCGTGGCGCTGAAGCGGGTGCGGCTGGACGACGACGATGAG GGCGTGCCCAGCTCGGCGCTGCGGGAGATCTGCCTGCTGAAGGAGCTGAAGCACAAGAACATCGTCAG GCTGCACGACGTCCTGCACAGCGACAAGAAGCTGACGCTGGTGTTCGAGTTCTGCGACCAG GACCTGAAGAAGTACTTCGACAGCTGCAACGGGGACCTGGACCCCGAGATCGTGAAg TCCTTCATGTACCAGCTGCTGAAGGGCCTCGCGTTCTGCCACAGCCGCAACGTCCTGCACAGGGACCTCAAGCCCCAGAACCTGCTCATCAACAGG AACGGGGAGCTCAAGCTGGCGGACTTCGGCTTGGCGCGAGCCTTCGGCATCCCCGTGCGCTGCTACTCAGCCGAG GTCGTCACGCTGTGGTACCGGCCCCCGGACGTGCTGTTCGGCGCCAAGCTCTACTCCACCTCCATCGACATGTGGTCGGCCGGCTGCATCTTCGCAG AGCTGGCCAACGCGGGGCGGCCGCTCTTCCCGGGGAACGACGTGGACGACCAGCTGAAGAGGATTTTCCG GCTGCTGGGCACCCCCACGGAGGAGCAGTGGCCGGCCATGGCCAAGCTGCCCGACTACAAG CCCTACCCCATGTACcccgccaccacctccctcgTCAACGTGGTGCCCAAGCTCAACGCCACCGGCCGGGACCTGCTGCAG AACCTGCTGAAGTGCAACCCGGTGCAGCGGATATCGGCGGAGGAGGCGCTGCAGCACCCCTACTTCACGGACTTCTGCCCGCCCTAG
- the ASIC3 gene encoding acid-sensing ion channel 3, with protein sequence GAQQPRGGGAGAGAGAGAGGGAARGDGAGAGGGDRGTGGGSSMRGGGEGGGGGPEPLSSLRAFASSSSLHGISHIFAYGAVSLRRVLWSVFFLGSLGLLLLVCAERVAYFLTYPHVTKLDEVAAHNLTFPAITICNLNEFRFSKITRNDMYHVGELLALLNDRYEISNPQLAEPDVLAALRDKANFKNFKAKPFSMAEFYNRTGHDLTDMLLQCSFRGANCTARNFTVIFTRLGKCYTFNSGQPGTELLTTLQGGAGNGLELMLNIQQEEYLPVWGDTDETSYEAGVKVQIHSQQEPPFIDQLGFGVAPGFQTFVSCQQQRLVYLPPPWGDCKATPIESDFFTNYSITACRLDCETRYLAENCNCRMVHMPGNANVCTPEQYKECADPALDFLVKKDSEYCACRTPCDMVRYGKELSMVKIPSKASARYLAKKFNKTEQYIADNVLVLDIFFEALNYEMIEQKKAYEVAGLLGDIGGQMGLFIGASLLTILEIFDYLYEVFRDKLLGFYKDKKRMRRSSSSTLEHPAVPGSPAAALPPGPRVPAAPCAATRTVSPSPRTCYLVTRL encoded by the exons GGAGCGCAGCagccgcggggcggcggggccggggccggggccggggctggggctgggggcggcgcCGCAC gcggcgatggggcgggggcgggcggcggcgaCCGCGGGaccggcggcggcagcagcatgaggggcggcggggagggcggcggggggggcccCGAGCCCCTCTCCAGCCTGCGGGCGTTCGCCAGCAGCTCGTCGCTGCACGGCATCAGCCACATCTTCGCCTACGGCGCCGTGTCGCTGCGCCGCGTGCTCTGGAGCGTGTTCTTCCTGGGCtcgctggggctgctgctgctggtgtgcgCCGAGCGCGTCGCCTACTTCCTCACCTACCCGCACGTCACCAAGCTGGACGAGGTGGCCGCGCACAACCTCACCTTCCCGGCCATCACCATCTGCAACCTCAACGAGTTCCGCTTCTCCAAGATCACCCGCAACGACATGTACCACGTCGGCGAGCTGCTGGCGTTGCTCAACGACCGCTACGAGATCAGCAACCCGCAGCTGGCCGAGCCCGACGTGCTGGCCGCGCTGCGCGACAAGGCCAACTTCAAGAACTTCAAGGCCAAGCCCTTCAGCATGGCCGAGTTCTACAACCGCACGGGCCACGACCTGACCGacatgctgctgcagtgctcctTCCGCGGTGCCAACTGCACCGCCCGCAACTTCACCGTG aTCTTCACCCGCCTGGGCAAGTGCTACACCTTCAACTCGGGGCAGCCGGGCACCGAGCTGCTGACCACGCTGCAGGGCGGCGCGGGCAACGGCCTGGAGCTGATGCTCAACATCCAGCAGGAGGAATACCTGCCCGTCTGGGGGGACACCG ACGAGACATCCTACGAGGCGGGGGTGAAGGTGCAGAtccacagccagcaggagcccCCCTTCATCGACCAGCTGGGCTTCGGGGTGGCGCCCGGCTTCCAGACCTTCgtctcctgccagcagcagcgg CTGGTGTACCTGCCCCCGCCCTGGGGGGACTGCAAGGCCACCCCCATCGAGTCCGACTTCTTCACCAACTACAGCATCACCGCCTGCCGCCTCGACTGCGAGACGCGCTACCTGGCCGAGAACTGCAACTGCCGCATGGTGCACATGCCGG GCAACGCCAACGTCTGCACACCGGAGCAGTACAAGGAGTGCGCCGACCCTGCGCTGG acttCCTGGTGAAGAAGGACAGCGAGTACTGCGCCTGCCGCACGCCCTGCGACATGGTGCGCTACGGCAAAGAGCTCTCCATGGTGAAGATCCCCAGCAAGGCCTCCGCCCGCTACCTGGCCAAGAAGTTCAACAAGACCGAGCAGTACATCGC GGACAACGTGCTGGTGCTGGACATCTTCTTCGAGGCCCTGAACTACGAGATGATAGAGCAGAAGAAGGCGTACGAGGTGGCGGGACTGCTGG GCGACATCGGGGGACAGATGGGGCTCTTCATCGGCGCCAGCCTCCTCACCATCCTGGAGATCTTCGACTACCTGTACGAG GTGTTTCGGGACAAGCTCCTGGGCTTCTACAAGGACAAGAAGCGGATGCggcggagcagcagcagcaccctg GAGCATCCAGCCGTGCcgggcagccccgccgccgcgctcccgcCCGGGCCCAG AGTGCCTGCCGCCCCCTGCGCAGCCACGCGGACGGTGTCGCCTTCGCCCCGAACGTGCTACCTCGTCACCCGGCTGTAG